The Chrysemys picta bellii isolate R12L10 chromosome 12, ASM1138683v2, whole genome shotgun sequence genome has a segment encoding these proteins:
- the FOXJ1 gene encoding forkhead box protein J1, with translation MLDLPILASPDMADSWLNLQSEEERGQESSMGDSANLDDSLTSLQWLQEFSIINANVGKSSSSPSSSDPHGYHKIPGSAAPCSPLAADPACIGMPHTPGKPISSSTSRTTHLGMGMQAQPLDDIDYKTNPHVKPPYSYATLICMAMEASKKTKITLSAIYKWITDNFCYFRHADPTWQNSIRHNLSLNKCFIKVPREKDEPGKGGFWKIDPQYADRLMNGAFKKRRMPPVQIHPAFTSRVQQEAGTVANQAASSWSNDSVLNVNMESQQLLKEFEEVTSDQNWNPADGKMGHKRKQPLPKRMHKTARLSSSPLLTQEEQTELGSLKGDFDWEAIFDTTLNGDFSTFEDLELTPPISPITRDVDLTVHGRHIDCPQEWCPVGQDQVLTESNQNNLDFDETFMATSFLQHPWDEERNDYLSNSVNMDQLFELNDSSLPTDMSDWSSMGSFL, from the exons ATGTTGGACCTGCCCATTCTGGCCTCCCCAGACATGGCTGACAGCTGGTTGAACCTCCAGTCAGAGGAAGAAAGAGGGCAGGAAAGCAGCATGGGGGACTCTGCCAACCTGGACGACAGCCTGACCAGCCTACAGTGGCTTCAAGAGTTTTCCATCATCAATGCCAACGTGGGCAAGTCTTCCTCTTCTCCTAGCAGCTCGGACCCTCATGGCTACCACAAgatccctggctctgctgctccTTGCTCCCCCTTGGCTGCTGACCCAGCTTGCATTGGGATGCCCCACACCCCCGGCAAGCCCATTTCATCTTCCACCTCCAGGACTACTCACCTGGGGATGGGcatgcaggcccagcccttggaCGACATAGATTACAAGACCAACCCTCATGTGAAGCCCCCTTACTCCTACGCGACGCTCATCTGCATGGCCATGGAAGCCAGCAAGAAAACCAAAATCACCCTTTCGGCCATCTACAAATGGATTACGGACAACTTCTGCTACTTCAGACACGCTGACCCCACCTGGCAG AATTCCATCCGGCACAACCTATCCTTGAACAAGTGCTTCATCAAGGTGCCGCGAGAGAAGGACGAGCCGGGGAAAGGTGGATTCTGGAAGATCGACCCTCAGTACGCAGACAGGCTCATGAATGGGGCCTTCAAGAAACGCAGGATGCCCCCTGTGCAGATCCACCCAGCCTTCACCAGCAGAGTCCAACAAGAAGCCGGGACTGTTGCCAACCAGGCAGCGTCCTCTTGGTCCAACGACAGTGTCCTGAATGTCAACATGGAGTCACAGCAGCTGCTCAAAGAGTTTGAGGAAGTCACGAGTGACCAGAATTGGAACCCAGCAGATGGGAAAATGGGCCACAAACGTAAGCAGCCATTGCCCAAACGGATGCACAAGACAGCTCGCCTCTCTAGCTCCCCCTTGCTCACCCAGGAAGAACAGACAGAGCTTGgctcattgaaaggtgactttGACTGGGAAGCTATCTTTGATACCACCTTGAATGGTGACTTCTccacttttgaggatctggagcTCACACCTCCTATTAGCCCAATAACCAGAGATGTGGACTTGACAGTGCATGGAAGAcacattgactgtccacaggaaTGGTGCCCAGTCGGGCAAGATCAGGTCCTAACAGAATCCAACCAGAACAACTTAGACTTTGATGAAACCTTCATGGCCACTTCTTTCCTTCAGCATCCCTGGGATGAAGAGAGAAATGATTATCTCTCAAATTCGGTCAACATGGACCAGTTGTTTGAACTCAACGACTCTTCTTTGCCCACAGACATGAGTGACTGGAGCAGTATGGGATCTTTTTTATAA